From the Micromonospora sediminicola genome, one window contains:
- a CDS encoding rhodanese-like domain-containing protein has product MREVDLTTFAAAHADGATVIDVREPVEYLGGHVPGARCVPLGHLAASLPQVPREGTVYVICAGGNRSQVGAEVLERAGITARSVAGGTSAWIRSGRPVTEGSRP; this is encoded by the coding sequence ATGCGCGAGGTCGACCTGACCACCTTCGCCGCCGCCCACGCCGACGGGGCCACGGTGATCGACGTACGGGAGCCCGTCGAGTATCTCGGCGGCCATGTCCCGGGTGCGCGCTGCGTCCCACTGGGTCACCTGGCCGCCAGCCTGCCGCAGGTGCCCCGCGAGGGAACCGTCTACGTGATCTGCGCCGGCGGCAACCGCAGCCAGGTCGGCGCGGAGGTGCTGGAACGCGCCGGCATCACCGCCCGGTCGGTGGCCGGCGGGACGTCGGCCTGGATCCGCTCGGGGCGCCCGGTGACCGAGGGCAGCCGGCCGTGA
- a CDS encoding OsmC family protein: MSGQVGTVDVGWTAGEAYEFAVRGHRMRVDQPAEAGGDDTAPTPTELFVASLATCVAFYAGRYLTRHGVDRDGLGVSVTYRMAEDRPARVEEVRLSLRLPDGFPAARTQALLAVASHCTVHNTLEAGPTVTVDVARAPEDAVRPDS; the protein is encoded by the coding sequence ATGAGCGGGCAGGTCGGCACCGTGGACGTCGGCTGGACGGCCGGCGAGGCGTACGAGTTCGCGGTGCGGGGGCACCGGATGCGGGTGGACCAGCCGGCGGAGGCGGGCGGCGACGACACGGCGCCGACGCCGACGGAGCTGTTCGTGGCGTCGCTGGCCACCTGCGTGGCCTTCTACGCCGGGCGGTACCTCACCCGGCACGGCGTGGACCGGGACGGGCTGGGGGTGTCCGTCACCTACCGGATGGCCGAGGACCGGCCGGCCCGGGTCGAGGAGGTGCGGCTGTCGCTCCGACTGCCGGACGGGTTCCCGGCCGCGCGCACCCAGGCCCTGCTGGCGGTGGCCTCGCACTGCACGGTGCACAACACCCTGGAGGCGGGACCGACGGTGACCGTCGACGTGGCCCGCGCACCGGAGGACGCCGTCAGGCCAGACTCCTGA
- a CDS encoding LLM class F420-dependent oxidoreductase gives MKLGLHYWTYSTPADPAAIAPTLAETATLAEQAGIASFTVMDHYFQMEAMAPASEPMLEAYTTLGYLAALTRRMTLGVLVTGVMYRYPGLLAKIVSTLDVLSGGRARLGVGASWYEREQRGLGVPVVPVAERFERLEETLRICRQMWSEDDGPFEGRHHRLAETLNSPQPLRRPHPPIMVGGGGEKKTLLLVARYADACNLFGTGRDEVARKLDVLRAHCAAEGRDYDTVEKTVLVTRPPLDDVDAFLADVAAYAELGVTEVQTMPDRHPVEFTRRLADEVLPKLATIG, from the coding sequence ATGAAGCTCGGACTGCACTACTGGACCTACTCCACCCCGGCCGACCCGGCGGCGATCGCCCCGACGCTGGCCGAGACGGCCACCCTCGCCGAGCAGGCCGGGATCGCGTCGTTCACGGTGATGGACCACTACTTCCAGATGGAGGCGATGGCGCCGGCGAGCGAGCCGATGCTGGAGGCGTACACCACGCTCGGCTACCTGGCGGCCCTGACCCGGCGGATGACGCTCGGCGTGCTGGTGACCGGCGTGATGTACCGCTACCCGGGGCTGCTGGCCAAGATCGTGTCCACGCTCGACGTGCTCTCCGGCGGCCGGGCCCGCCTCGGCGTCGGCGCGTCCTGGTACGAGCGGGAACAGCGCGGCCTGGGCGTGCCCGTGGTGCCCGTGGCGGAGCGGTTCGAGCGGCTGGAGGAGACGCTACGGATCTGCCGGCAGATGTGGAGCGAGGACGACGGGCCGTTCGAGGGCCGGCACCACCGCCTCGCCGAGACGCTCAACTCGCCGCAGCCGCTGCGCCGCCCACACCCGCCGATCATGGTCGGCGGGGGCGGGGAGAAGAAGACGCTGCTGCTGGTGGCGCGGTACGCCGACGCCTGCAACCTGTTCGGCACCGGGCGGGACGAGGTCGCGCGCAAGCTCGACGTGCTGCGGGCGCACTGCGCCGCCGAGGGGCGCGACTACGACACCGTGGAGAAGACGGTGTTGGTCACCCGTCCGCCGCTCGACGACGTCGACGCGTTCCTCGCCGACGTGGCCGCGTACGCGGAGCTGGGGGTGACCGAGGTGCAGACCATGCCGGACCGGCACCCGGTGGAGTTCACCCGGCGCCTCGCCGACGAGGTCCTGCCGAAGCTGGCCACGATCGGCTGA
- a CDS encoding DUF2188 domain-containing protein: MAKGDIDTYQQDGQWKNRPEGNERASSRHDTKAEAEAAGREMAAERGTEHVIKKQDGTIGEKNTYPRSRDPREIPG, translated from the coding sequence ATGGCCAAGGGTGACATCGACACCTACCAGCAGGACGGGCAGTGGAAGAACCGCCCGGAGGGCAACGAGCGGGCGAGCAGCCGGCACGACACGAAGGCGGAGGCCGAGGCGGCCGGCCGGGAGATGGCGGCCGAGCGCGGCACCGAGCACGTGATCAAGAAGCAGGACGGCACGATCGGGGAGAAGAACACCTACCCCCGCAGCCGCGACCCCCGCGAGATCCCGGGCTGA
- a CDS encoding rhodanese-like domain-containing protein codes for MRRLLGARVPSVGPAEAAAVVAAGGLLIDVREPVEWRAGHAPRARHIPLGQLAGHLAEVPTDRPVVTVCRSGARSRQAARILADAGRQVHDLSGGMRAWADAGLAVQAKGGRPGRVA; via the coding sequence CTGCGCCGCCTCCTCGGCGCCCGCGTCCCGTCGGTCGGTCCGGCGGAGGCGGCGGCCGTCGTCGCCGCGGGAGGGCTGCTGATCGACGTACGTGAACCGGTCGAGTGGCGCGCGGGGCACGCGCCCAGGGCCCGGCACATCCCGCTGGGCCAGCTCGCCGGTCACCTGGCCGAGGTGCCGACGGACCGGCCCGTGGTGACCGTCTGCCGCTCGGGCGCGCGGTCGCGCCAGGCCGCGCGGATCCTGGCCGACGCCGGTCGCCAGGTTCACGACCTGTCGGGCGGGATGCGGGCCTGGGCGGACGCCGGGCTGGCGGTGCAGGCCAAGGGCGGTCGGCCGGGTCGGGTGGCCTGA
- a CDS encoding ATP-binding protein: protein MFTRVAIVNRGEAAMRLIHAVRELAAETGSRIETVALYTDVDRTATFVREADVAYDLGPASARPYLDLKALERALVETRADAAWVGWGFVAEDPAFAELCEKVGVTFVGPSPDAMRQLGDKIGAKLIAEEVGVPVAPWSRGAVESLEAAVAAAAEIGYPLMLKATAGGGGRGIRVVRSDAELADAYERTSQEAARAFGSGVVFLERLVTGARHVEVQVIADGQGTAWALGVRDCSVQRRNQKVIEESASPVLGPEQAAELKGAAERLAVKVGYRGAATVEFLYHPGDRMFAFLEVNTRLQVEHPITEATTGFDLVKAQLHVAGGGRLTGTPPPERGHAVEARLNAEDPDRDFAPSPGRITRLDLPAGPGIRVDTGVSEGDTIPADFDSMIAKIIAYGRDRDEALGRLRRAMADTTVVIEGGATNKSFVLDLLDQPEVIDASADTGWIDRVRGEGRLVAHRHSAVALAAAAIEAYEEDERAERQRLLSTAAGGRPQVQHRSGRPLDLKLRGVTYRMRVARVGAHRFRVGVEAGADVRTADVELDRFDRHTGQIAVNGVRYRLLTGTHGPVHLVEVDGVTHRVSRDEGGVVRSPMPALVVATPLEIGAEVEAGAPVLVLEAMKMETVLRAPFRARLKESAVAVGTQVEAGAPLLRLEPVAEEGAEAAAGPVEPAVELDLPTAPADVPARSRAERGQEDLRGLLLGFDVDPHDERRVLDDYLDARRAATEAGHRPLAEELELVNVFADLAELSRNRPSGEDGPGGHVHSAREYFHTYLQSLDVERAGSPEPFRARLAKALGHYGVTELDRSPALEAAVFRIFLAQQRATADAGVIAALLRSWLREPPPDDALREPAGLALERLVAATQVRFPVVADLARGVVFAWFAQPLLRRNRARVYAQVRTHLRHLDAHPDAPDRTERIAEMVRSTEPLVRLLGQRLVRDNLDNATMLEVLTRRYYGNRALTGVSTRAAGGCVFVVAGRNGSSVVSAAVRFDALGDALRGLAEVAGAEEAVDADVYLAWENQPEDLDATAAALLDVINAHPLPDRVRRLTTTVAGRGGAVMHHHFTFRPTGDGMVEERLIRGLHPYIAQRMQLERLHRFDLTRLPSLDEEVYLFQAVAQENPSDQRLVAFAQVRDLAELRDQDGRLVALPTTEDAVAACIDSIRRAQSRRPSKVRFRTNRIVIYVWPPSELTREEMELIAGRMRPTTVGADLEEILFIARQRDRRTGELTKVGVRITFDVTGRAQLTVGEPPTEPVEPLDDYRLKVLRAASRNTVYPYELTGLLGEFTEHDLDADHTLVPVDRPKGRNAAAIVAGVVTTPTARHPQGVTRVVLLGDPTKSLGALSEPECRRVIAALDLAQRMGVPLEWYALSAGARISMTSGTENMDWVAAALKRIVEFTQAGGEINIVVAGINVGAQPYWNAEATMLMHTKGVLVMTPDSAMVLTGKQSLDFSGGVSAEDNFGIGGYDRVMGPNGQAQYWAPDLPAARDVLMAHYDHTYVAPGEDAPRRATTTDPLDRDVSTFPHAVPGSDFATVGEIFSATANPDRKKPFDIRTVMRALADQDHPVLERWAGMADAETAVVQDVHLGGIPVCLLGIESRSVPRHGFPPTDGPDTYTAGTLFPRSSKKAARAINAASGNRPLVVLANLSGFDGSPESMRKLQLEYGAEIGRAIVNFRGPIVFCVISRYHGGAFVVFSKALNPAMTVLAIEGSFASVLGGAPAAAVVFAGEVAARTAADARVRELEGRVAAASGTARATLTAELDELRSSVRAEKLGEVATEFDRVHSIQRAVEVGSVDAVIRAAELRPRVIEAIESHLR from the coding sequence GTGTTCACCCGTGTCGCCATCGTCAACCGTGGTGAGGCCGCCATGCGGCTCATCCACGCGGTCCGGGAACTGGCCGCGGAGACCGGCAGCCGGATCGAGACCGTCGCGCTGTACACCGACGTCGACCGCACCGCCACCTTCGTGCGTGAGGCGGACGTCGCCTACGACCTGGGGCCCGCGTCGGCCCGCCCGTACCTGGACCTGAAGGCGCTGGAACGCGCGCTGGTGGAGACCCGCGCGGACGCCGCGTGGGTCGGTTGGGGCTTCGTGGCCGAGGACCCGGCCTTCGCCGAGCTGTGCGAGAAGGTCGGCGTCACCTTCGTCGGGCCGAGCCCGGACGCCATGCGCCAGCTCGGCGACAAGATCGGCGCGAAGCTGATCGCCGAGGAGGTCGGCGTGCCGGTCGCGCCGTGGAGCCGGGGCGCGGTGGAGAGCCTGGAGGCGGCCGTGGCCGCGGCGGCCGAGATCGGCTACCCGCTGATGCTCAAGGCGACCGCGGGCGGCGGCGGGCGCGGCATCCGGGTGGTCCGCAGCGACGCCGAGCTGGCCGACGCGTACGAGCGCACCAGCCAGGAGGCGGCCCGCGCGTTCGGCAGTGGCGTGGTGTTCCTGGAGCGCCTGGTCACCGGCGCCCGGCACGTCGAGGTGCAGGTGATCGCCGACGGGCAGGGCACCGCGTGGGCGCTCGGCGTGCGGGACTGCTCGGTGCAGCGGCGCAACCAGAAGGTGATCGAGGAGTCGGCGTCGCCGGTGCTGGGCCCGGAGCAGGCCGCCGAGCTGAAGGGGGCGGCGGAGCGGCTGGCGGTCAAGGTCGGCTACCGGGGCGCGGCGACCGTCGAGTTCCTCTACCACCCCGGCGACCGGATGTTCGCCTTCCTGGAGGTCAACACCCGGCTCCAGGTGGAGCACCCGATCACCGAGGCGACCACCGGCTTCGACCTGGTCAAGGCGCAGCTGCACGTGGCCGGCGGCGGGCGGCTCACCGGCACGCCGCCGCCGGAGCGCGGGCACGCCGTCGAGGCCCGGCTCAACGCCGAGGACCCGGACCGCGACTTCGCCCCCTCCCCCGGCCGGATCACCCGGCTGGACCTGCCCGCCGGGCCGGGCATCCGGGTCGACACCGGGGTCAGCGAGGGCGACACCATCCCCGCCGACTTCGACTCCATGATCGCCAAGATCATCGCGTACGGCCGGGACCGGGACGAGGCGCTGGGCCGGCTGCGCCGGGCGATGGCGGACACCACCGTGGTGATCGAGGGCGGAGCGACCAACAAGAGCTTCGTGCTCGACCTGCTCGACCAGCCCGAGGTGATCGACGCCAGCGCGGACACCGGCTGGATCGACCGGGTCCGGGGCGAGGGCCGGCTGGTCGCGCACCGGCACTCCGCGGTGGCGCTGGCCGCCGCCGCGATCGAGGCGTACGAGGAGGACGAGCGCGCCGAGCGGCAGCGGCTGCTCTCCACCGCAGCCGGCGGGCGGCCGCAGGTGCAGCACCGCAGCGGCCGGCCGCTGGACCTGAAGCTGCGCGGCGTCACCTACCGGATGCGGGTGGCCCGGGTCGGCGCGCACCGGTTCCGGGTCGGCGTCGAGGCCGGCGCCGACGTGCGGACCGCCGACGTGGAGCTGGACCGGTTCGACCGGCACACCGGGCAGATCGCCGTCAACGGCGTCCGCTACCGGCTGCTCACCGGCACCCACGGCCCGGTCCACCTGGTCGAGGTGGACGGCGTGACGCACCGGGTCAGCCGGGACGAGGGCGGCGTGGTCCGCTCCCCCATGCCCGCGCTGGTCGTCGCCACCCCGCTGGAGATCGGCGCGGAGGTCGAGGCCGGGGCGCCCGTCCTGGTGCTCGAGGCGATGAAGATGGAGACGGTGCTGCGGGCGCCGTTCCGGGCCCGCCTGAAGGAGTCCGCCGTCGCGGTGGGCACCCAGGTCGAGGCCGGCGCGCCGCTGCTGCGCCTGGAACCGGTCGCCGAGGAGGGCGCGGAGGCCGCCGCCGGCCCGGTCGAACCGGCGGTCGAGCTGGATCTGCCCACCGCGCCCGCCGACGTCCCGGCGCGCAGCCGGGCCGAGCGCGGCCAGGAGGACCTGCGCGGCCTGCTGCTCGGCTTCGACGTCGACCCGCACGACGAGCGGCGGGTGCTCGACGACTACCTGGACGCGCGACGCGCGGCCACCGAGGCCGGGCACCGTCCGCTGGCCGAGGAGCTGGAGCTGGTCAACGTCTTCGCCGACCTGGCCGAGCTGAGCCGCAACCGGCCCAGCGGCGAGGACGGCCCGGGCGGTCACGTGCACAGCGCCCGCGAGTACTTCCACACCTACCTGCAGAGCCTCGACGTGGAGCGGGCCGGGTCGCCGGAGCCGTTCCGGGCCCGCCTGGCCAAGGCGCTCGGCCACTACGGCGTCACCGAGCTGGACCGCTCCCCGGCCCTCGAGGCCGCGGTGTTCCGGATCTTCCTGGCCCAGCAGCGGGCCACCGCCGACGCCGGCGTGATCGCCGCGTTGCTGCGCTCGTGGCTGCGCGAGCCCCCGCCGGACGACGCGCTGCGCGAGCCCGCCGGCCTCGCGCTGGAGCGCCTGGTGGCGGCGACGCAGGTCCGCTTCCCGGTCGTCGCCGACCTGGCCCGGGGCGTGGTGTTCGCCTGGTTCGCGCAGCCGCTGCTGCGCCGCAACCGGGCCCGGGTCTACGCCCAGGTCCGTACGCACCTGCGGCACCTGGACGCGCATCCGGACGCGCCGGACCGCACCGAGCGGATCGCCGAGATGGTGCGCAGCACCGAGCCGCTGGTGCGGCTGCTCGGCCAGCGACTGGTCCGGGACAACCTGGACAACGCGACCATGCTGGAGGTGCTGACCCGCCGCTACTACGGCAACAGGGCGCTCACCGGCGTGTCCACCCGCGCGGCCGGGGGCTGCGTGTTCGTGGTGGCCGGACGCAACGGGTCGAGCGTGGTCTCCGCCGCGGTGCGGTTCGACGCGCTCGGCGACGCGCTGCGCGGGCTGGCCGAGGTGGCCGGCGCGGAGGAGGCGGTCGACGCCGACGTCTACCTGGCCTGGGAGAACCAGCCGGAGGACCTGGACGCCACCGCCGCCGCGCTGCTCGACGTGATCAACGCCCACCCGCTGCCGGACCGGGTCCGCCGGCTGACCACCACGGTCGCCGGGCGCGGCGGCGCGGTGATGCACCACCACTTCACCTTCCGCCCCACCGGTGACGGCATGGTGGAGGAGCGGCTGATCCGGGGCCTGCACCCGTACATCGCGCAGCGGATGCAGCTGGAGCGGCTGCACCGGTTCGACCTGACCCGGCTGCCGTCGCTGGACGAGGAGGTCTACCTCTTCCAGGCGGTCGCCCAGGAGAACCCGTCCGACCAGCGGCTGGTGGCGTTCGCCCAGGTGCGCGACCTGGCCGAGCTGCGGGACCAGGACGGCCGGCTGGTCGCGCTGCCCACCACCGAGGACGCGGTCGCGGCCTGCATCGACTCGATCCGCCGGGCGCAGTCCCGCCGGCCGTCGAAGGTGCGGTTCCGGACCAACCGGATCGTCATCTACGTGTGGCCGCCGAGCGAGCTGACCCGCGAGGAGATGGAGCTGATCGCCGGGCGGATGCGCCCGACCACCGTCGGCGCCGACCTGGAGGAGATCCTGTTCATCGCGCGCCAGCGCGACCGCCGCACCGGCGAGCTGACCAAGGTCGGCGTGCGGATCACCTTCGACGTCACCGGTCGCGCCCAGCTCACCGTGGGCGAGCCGCCGACCGAGCCGGTCGAGCCGCTGGACGACTACCGGCTCAAGGTGCTGCGGGCGGCCAGCCGCAACACGGTCTACCCGTACGAGCTGACCGGCCTGCTCGGCGAGTTCACCGAGCACGACCTGGACGCCGACCACACGCTGGTGCCGGTGGACCGGCCGAAGGGGCGCAACGCCGCGGCGATCGTGGCCGGCGTGGTCACCACCCCGACGGCGCGGCACCCGCAGGGCGTCACCCGGGTGGTGCTGCTCGGCGACCCGACGAAGTCGCTCGGCGCGCTCTCCGAGCCGGAGTGCCGGCGGGTGATCGCCGCGCTGGACCTGGCGCAGCGGATGGGCGTGCCGCTGGAGTGGTACGCGCTCTCCGCCGGCGCCCGGATCTCGATGACCTCGGGCACCGAGAACATGGACTGGGTGGCCGCGGCGCTGAAGCGGATCGTCGAGTTCACCCAGGCCGGCGGCGAGATCAACATCGTGGTGGCGGGCATCAACGTCGGCGCGCAGCCGTACTGGAACGCCGAGGCGACCATGCTCATGCACACCAAGGGCGTGCTGGTCATGACGCCGGACTCGGCGATGGTGCTGACCGGCAAGCAGTCGCTGGACTTCTCCGGCGGCGTCTCCGCCGAGGACAACTTCGGCATCGGCGGCTACGACCGGGTGATGGGCCCGAACGGGCAGGCGCAGTACTGGGCGCCGGACCTGCCGGCGGCGCGGGACGTGCTGATGGCGCACTACGACCACACGTACGTGGCGCCGGGCGAGGACGCGCCGCGCCGGGCCACCACCACCGACCCGCTGGACCGGGACGTCTCCACGTTCCCGCACGCGGTGCCCGGCAGCGACTTCGCCACGGTCGGTGAGATCTTCTCCGCGACGGCGAACCCGGACCGGAAGAAGCCGTTCGACATCCGTACCGTGATGCGGGCGCTCGCCGACCAGGACCACCCGGTGCTGGAGCGGTGGGCCGGCATGGCCGACGCGGAGACCGCTGTGGTGCAGGACGTGCACCTCGGCGGCATCCCGGTGTGCCTGCTGGGCATCGAGTCCCGGTCGGTGCCCCGGCACGGCTTCCCACCCACCGACGGCCCGGACACCTACACCGCGGGCACGCTGTTCCCCCGCTCGTCGAAGAAGGCCGCGCGGGCGATCAACGCGGCCAGCGGCAACCGGCCGCTGGTCGTGCTGGCCAACCTCTCCGGCTTCGACGGCTCGCCGGAGTCGATGCGCAAGCTGCAACTGGAGTACGGGGCCGAGATCGGCCGGGCGATCGTCAACTTCCGGGGCCCGATCGTCTTCTGCGTCATCTCGCGCTACCACGGCGGCGCGTTCGTGGTGTTCTCCAAGGCGCTCAACCCGGCCATGACGGTGCTGGCCATCGAGGGATCGTTCGCCTCGGTGCTCGGCGGCGCGCCGGCCGCCGCCGTGGTCTTCGCCGGCGAGGTCGCCGCCCGCACCGCCGCCGACGCCCGGGTACGCGAACTGGAGGGCCGGGTGGCGGCCGCCTCCGGCACCGCACGCGCGACGCTGACCGCGGAGCTGGACGAACTCCGCTCGTCGGTGCGGGCGGAGAAGCTGGGCGAGGTGGCCACCGAGTTCGACCGGGTGCACAGCATCCAGCGGGCGGTCGAGGTCGGGTCGGTGGACGCGGTCATCCGCGCCGCCGAGTTGCGTCCGCGCGTCATCGAGGCGATCGAGTCGCACCTGCGCTGA
- a CDS encoding MBL fold metallo-hydrolase, with translation MLFTQYYLDCLSQASYLIADDSTGRAVLVDPRRDIDEYLADARAHGLTVEGVINTHFHADFLAGHLEVAAATGAWIGYGHRAETEYASRKLTDGERISLGDVTLEIMETPGHTPESISVLVYEHATDPTPYGMLTGDALFIGDVGRPDLLASLGVTADELGRMLYDSVQRKLMGLPDEVRVFPAHGAGSACGKNLSTERQSTIGEQRRTNYACAPMSEEQFLALVTGGQPAAPGYFAFDAVLNRKARELFDHARPARPLTPAEFLAARADGAVVVDARDPQEYAAGHLRGALNVPADGRFAETAGSVVAPDRPVLVVAPQDREEEIVVRLARIGFDRVAGYLREPEGAFLEMIGEVTRASRVTATELRAALDRPDAPVVLDVRNAGEREQGAVDGSLHIPLAELTRRLDEVPADRPVVVHCAGGYRSSVAASLLRNAGRADVSDLLGGYGAWQGLHAAA, from the coding sequence ATGCTGTTCACCCAGTACTACCTCGACTGCCTGTCCCAGGCCTCGTACCTGATCGCCGACGACAGCACCGGGCGCGCGGTGCTCGTCGACCCGCGCCGGGACATCGACGAGTACCTGGCCGACGCCCGCGCGCACGGCCTGACCGTCGAGGGGGTGATCAACACCCACTTCCACGCCGACTTCCTGGCCGGGCACCTCGAGGTGGCGGCCGCGACCGGCGCGTGGATCGGCTACGGACACCGGGCCGAGACCGAGTACGCGAGCCGCAAGCTCACCGACGGTGAACGGATCAGCCTCGGCGACGTCACCCTGGAGATCATGGAGACGCCCGGCCACACCCCGGAGTCGATCAGCGTCCTCGTGTACGAGCACGCGACCGATCCGACGCCGTACGGGATGCTGACCGGGGACGCGCTGTTCATCGGCGACGTGGGCCGGCCCGACCTGCTCGCCTCCCTCGGTGTCACCGCCGACGAGCTCGGCCGGATGCTCTACGACAGCGTGCAGCGCAAGCTGATGGGCCTGCCCGACGAGGTGCGCGTCTTCCCCGCCCACGGCGCCGGCTCGGCCTGCGGCAAGAACCTGTCCACCGAGCGGCAGTCCACGATCGGCGAGCAGCGCCGCACCAACTACGCCTGCGCCCCGATGAGCGAGGAGCAGTTCCTCGCCCTGGTGACCGGCGGGCAGCCGGCCGCCCCGGGCTACTTCGCCTTCGACGCCGTGCTCAACCGCAAGGCCCGCGAGCTGTTCGACCACGCTCGGCCGGCCCGCCCGCTCACCCCGGCCGAGTTCCTGGCCGCCCGGGCCGACGGCGCCGTCGTGGTCGACGCCCGCGACCCGCAGGAGTACGCCGCCGGGCACCTGCGCGGCGCGCTCAACGTCCCGGCGGACGGTCGGTTCGCCGAGACCGCCGGCAGCGTCGTCGCACCGGACCGACCGGTGCTCGTGGTGGCCCCGCAGGACCGCGAGGAGGAGATCGTCGTCCGCCTCGCCCGGATCGGCTTCGACCGGGTGGCCGGCTACCTGCGCGAGCCCGAGGGCGCCTTCCTGGAGATGATCGGCGAGGTGACGCGGGCCAGCCGGGTCACCGCCACCGAGCTGCGCGCGGCGCTCGACCGTCCGGACGCGCCGGTGGTGCTGGACGTGCGCAACGCCGGCGAACGGGAGCAGGGTGCGGTGGACGGCTCCCTGCACATCCCGCTCGCCGAGTTGACCCGCCGCCTCGACGAGGTGCCCGCCGACCGGCCGGTCGTCGTGCACTGCGCCGGCGGGTACCGCTCCTCGGTCGCCGCCAGCCTGCTGCGCAACGCCGGCCGCGCCGACGTGTCCGACCTGCTCGGCGGCTACGGCGCCTGGCAGGGGCTGCACGCCGCCGCCTGA
- a CDS encoding S1 family peptidase gives MRLSGSPRRHATALTVAGALVVGSLAGAPAHAAPGTSASPEQATALAAALGDRSAGTYAEAGGAMVVTVTDDAAAQKVRAAGATPKLVTRGADDLARATTALEKSARIPGTAWWTDPATNQVVVSVDSTVTGAKLDRVNAVARALDGTVRIEREAGTLSTRAAGGEAIYAEGGGRCSLGFNVRSGSTYYFLTAGHCTAIAATWYADSGQSSQLGTGGTGSFPGNDYGIVQHTNAGAAEGSVSLYNGGKQAITGAADAFVGQSVQRSGSTTGLHGGTVEALDATVNYAEGSVSGLIRTTVCAEPGDSGGSLFSGSSAVGLTSGGNGDCSSGGTTYFQPVTEALSVYGVDLV, from the coding sequence ATGCGACTCTCCGGGTCTCCGCGGCGTCACGCCACCGCCCTCACGGTGGCCGGCGCGCTGGTCGTCGGCTCACTGGCCGGCGCGCCGGCGCACGCCGCACCCGGGACGTCCGCGTCCCCCGAACAGGCCACCGCGCTCGCCGCCGCACTCGGCGACCGCTCCGCCGGCACGTACGCCGAAGCCGGCGGCGCGATGGTGGTCACGGTGACCGACGACGCCGCGGCCCAGAAGGTCCGCGCGGCCGGCGCCACCCCCAAGCTCGTCACCCGAGGCGCGGACGACCTGGCCCGCGCCACCACCGCCCTCGAGAAGTCCGCCCGCATTCCCGGCACCGCCTGGTGGACCGACCCGGCCACCAACCAGGTCGTCGTCTCCGTCGACAGCACCGTCACCGGCGCGAAGCTGGACCGGGTGAACGCGGTGGCCCGCGCGCTCGACGGCACCGTCCGGATCGAGCGCGAGGCCGGCACGCTGAGCACCCGCGCCGCCGGCGGCGAGGCCATCTACGCCGAGGGCGGCGGACGCTGCTCGCTCGGCTTCAACGTGCGCAGCGGCTCCACGTACTACTTCCTGACCGCCGGGCACTGCACCGCCATCGCCGCCACCTGGTACGCCGACTCGGGGCAGAGCAGCCAGCTCGGCACCGGCGGCACCGGGAGCTTCCCGGGCAACGACTACGGCATCGTGCAGCACACGAACGCCGGCGCGGCCGAGGGCAGCGTCTCGCTCTACAACGGCGGCAAGCAGGCCATCACCGGCGCGGCGGACGCCTTCGTCGGGCAGTCGGTGCAGCGCTCGGGCAGCACCACCGGCCTGCACGGCGGCACGGTGGAGGCGCTCGACGCCACGGTGAACTACGCCGAGGGCAGCGTCTCCGGCCTGATCCGCACCACGGTCTGCGCCGAGCCGGGCGACAGCGGCGGCTCGCTGTTCAGCGGCAGCAGCGCGGTCGGCCTGACCTCCGGCGGCAACGGTGACTGTTCGTCGGGCGGAACGACCTATTTCCAGCCGGTCACCGAGGCGCTGAGCGTCTACGGCGTGGACCTCGTCTGA
- a CDS encoding class I SAM-dependent methyltransferase produces MTAHQHGHHENPPADTDPARFWDERYSQSDRIWSGRVNPVLAEVAADLSPGTVLDLGSGEGGDAIWLAARGWRVTAVDVSSVALDRLAAEAERAGVAERITTLRHDVTQGFPPGRFDLVSAQFFQSPLVLPREKVLPPAAAAVAPGGRLLVVEHGAPPPWSGLDPDDPRFATPEEILAAVDLDADGWEIERLGAAHRTATHDGHTGELVDHVVLVRRR; encoded by the coding sequence ATGACCGCGCACCAGCACGGGCACCACGAGAACCCGCCGGCGGACACCGACCCCGCCCGGTTCTGGGACGAGCGCTACAGCCAGTCGGACCGGATCTGGAGCGGCCGGGTGAACCCGGTCCTCGCCGAGGTGGCCGCCGACCTGTCGCCCGGCACCGTGCTCGACCTGGGCTCCGGTGAGGGTGGCGACGCGATCTGGCTGGCCGCGCGGGGCTGGCGGGTCACCGCCGTGGACGTCTCGTCCGTCGCGCTGGACCGCCTCGCGGCGGAGGCGGAGCGGGCCGGCGTGGCGGAACGGATCACCACCCTCCGGCACGACGTGACCCAGGGCTTCCCGCCCGGCCGGTTCGACCTGGTGTCGGCGCAGTTCTTCCAGTCGCCGCTGGTCCTGCCCCGGGAGAAGGTGCTGCCCCCGGCCGCCGCGGCGGTCGCGCCCGGTGGCCGGCTGCTCGTCGTCGAGCACGGCGCGCCGCCGCCGTGGTCCGGGCTCGACCCGGACGACCCGCGCTTCGCCACCCCGGAGGAGATCCTGGCCGCCGTGGACCTCGACGCGGACGGCTGGGAGATCGAGCGGCTGGGCGCGGCGCACCGCACCGCCACCCACGACGGTCACACGGGCGAGCTGGTCGACCACGTCGTCCTGGTCCGCCGCCGCTGA